CACCGGGGACGTGGACGCGGCGCTGCTGCACCTCGTGCTCGCCCTGGTGGTGTGCTCGGTGGGGGCCCAGGTGGTGCGCACGGTCGTGCGCGGCTACCAGGACCAGAGCGCCGGCACCCCCGACGGGCAGCCGGAGGCCGAGCCGAACCCCGGCCGTCGCCGCGAGGACCTCTGACCCACCCCGGGCGCCCTCGTCCGGCACCGTCCGGCACCGACCGGCACCGTTCGGCACCGTCCGGCACCGTCCGGCGCAGCGGCGACCACCGCCCGTCCCCGTCCCGGGGGCGGGCGGTGTCGTCGTTCCCGGATGTAACGCGAACGACATAGCCGACCACGTGTCGTCACCTACACTGGCCCCATGCTGGTCCTGACCCGCAAGGCCGGGGAATCCGTCGTCATCGGCGACGAGGTCGTCGTGCGCGTCCTGGAGGTCCGCGGGGACGTCGTCCGGGTCGGGATCGACGCCCCGCGCGACGTCCAGGTGCACCGGCAGGAGGTCTACGAGGCCGTGCGGGAGGCGAACATCGCCGCCTCCACCGCCTCGGAGGAGGCCATCACCGCCTTGCAGGGCATCGTGCGCCGGGCCGGTGCGGTCGGCCCGTCCCAGTAGGGGTCCGTCCCGGCCCGGTCGCCGGGGCGAGGCGGTGAGCCCGGTCGCGGGACCCGCCTGAACGAGTGAGCACCCCTCAAGACCGCCCCCGGCGCGTCCGACACCTCAGGTGAGGACCGTGGAGCAGGAGGTGGAGGGTGAGGACGAGCACGAGCGCGTACCCCGCGGCGCCCGCCGTGACGGTGCCGTGGGACGAGGCGCTGGAACGGGCCGGTGTCGCCCTGGCCCTCCTGCACCCCGCCGGTCACGTCGCCGCGGCCACCGGCGCCTACTGCCGGCTGACCGGTGAGGACCCCGCCGCGGTGGTGGGGACCCCCGTCCTGAGCTGGTGGGGCGCGCTCCGCGACCGCGCGCCGGGTGGTGCGCTCGACGGGCTCGGCCCGGCGCCGACCGTGGCCGCCGTGCTCGCCGTCCTCACCGCGGTCGACGTCGAGCTGGACGTCGAGCTGCACGAGGGGCCGGGCGGGGACCGCGCCGGCCGGGGTGTCGTGCGGGTCCAGCTCACCGCGGCCGAGGACGGCGGCGCCGTCGTGCTGCTGCGCGAGGTCAGCGCCGAGCACGCCGAGCGCGCCGCCCTGCGGGCGCGGCTGGCCCAGCAGGAGGCGGTGATCGCGGCCTCACCGGACACGATCTACCGGTTGGACCTGGGGGTCGGTCACGTCGAGTGGTCCAGCACCGGTGGCGCCTGCCTGCTCGGCCTGCCCGCCGCCGACGACCCGTTCCCGGCCGACCTCGTGCACCCCGAGGACCTGCCCGGTGTCCGGCGTGCGGTCGAGGCGCTGCACGCGGCGGCCCCCGGGGAGATCGTGGAGTGCACGTACCGCGTGGTGGACGGCCAGGGGCAGGAGCGGTGGGTGCACACCCGCTCCACCGTCACCGACCGCGACGGTGCAGGTCGCGCCCTGCGCGCGGTCGGCATCGCCCAGGACCTGACCGAGACCATCACCACGATGGACGCCCTGGCCGGCTCCGAGCGGCGCTTCCACGAGGTGTTCGCCCGCGGCCCGGTCGGGATGGTGCTGTTCGGGCTGGAGGGCTGGATCAGCGAGGTGAACGACGCCCTGGGTGCGCTGCTGGAGCGGGACACCGCCGACCTGGTCGGCACCCCCGCCGCCGAGCTGCTGGACCCGCCCGCGGAGCAGGGCCCGAGCGCCCAGGAGCGCGAGGAGCGCGCCGGGGCCCAGGCCCAGCTGCAGCGCCTGCTGGACGGCACCGACGAGGTCGCCCACCGCGAACGGCGCTTCGACCTGCCCAGCGGGCGGACCGTGTGGGCGCAGGTGACGTTGTCGTTGACCTCCTCCAGCACGGGTGAACCGGCGTTCCTGGCCTTCGTGGAGGACGTCACGGCCCGCAAGCGCGAGGCCGAGCAGCTCGAGCACGCCGCGCTGCACGACCCCCTCACGGGCCTGCCCAACCGGGCCAAGGCCGAGGACCGGCTGGGCACGGCCCTGGCGCGCACCCGGCGCCGCGGTGGCGGCTGCGCCGTCCTGTTCGTCGACCTCGACCACTTCAAGGACGTCAACGACAGCTTGGGGCACGCCGCGGGGGACGACCTGCTGCGCGAGGTGGCCGACCGGCTGCGCGGCCTCCTGCGCACCGGGGACGTGGCCGCGCGCATCGGCGGGGACGAGTTCGTCCTCGTGTGCGAGGACGTCGTCGACGCCCGGGCCCTGACGGCCATCGCCGAGCGGGTCTGCGAGCGCATCACCATCCCCGTGGACCTGGGCACCCGCACGGTCACCGTCACCGCCAGCGTCGGGGCCGCCCGCACCGACGGCGCCCTGGGCCCGGAGGAGCTGCTGCGCGCGGCCGACCGCGCCATGTACCGGGCCAAGGCGGCCGGGCGGGCCTGCTGGCGGGCCGCCTGAGCGGTGGCGCGCGGGCGACCGGGCGCCGCCGGGGTGACGAAGCTCACGGCCCGAACGGGCTCACCGGACCTGCCGTGCGCGCGCGTCGCTGGCTAACCTGGCTGGGACCCGCCACCGACTGGTGAGGACGACGGCGTCCGCGGTTCGAAGGACAGGTTCGGTCCACACCCCCTGGAGGTACGCCATGGACGACAAGAGCACCGACACCCGCGTCATCGACCTGCGCGAGGTGGAGCTGACGACGGTCGCGAACCCGCGACGCACCCAGCTCTGACGCGCTGAACGCTGCGGAGGCCGGCCCCCCCAGGGGGCCGGCCTCCTGTCGTTCACGGGTCCTGCAGGATGCCCGCGCGGGACCAGTGGTGCCAGATCTCGTACCCGCTGTCGCCGGTCACCCACGGCACGCCGGAGTCCTCGGGGGTGGCGGCCGAGGCCAGGGGGCGTCCACCGGCCAGCAGCTGCTCGGCCGGGGTCAGCCGGCGGATGCCGACACCGGCGACCCGTTCGGGGGCGGCGGAGAGGAACTCGGCGTAGATCGCCGGGTCGTGCTGGCCGTCGTCACCGACCAGCAGCCACCGCACCTGCGGCAGTTCGCGGGCCAGCCGCGCCAGCGACCCGCGCTTGTGGGCGCTGCCGTCGCGGAACCAGCCGGTGTTGGTCGGGCCCCAGTCCGTCAGCAGCATCGGCCCGGCCGGGTAGCCGAACCGGCGCAGGAAGCGCCCCAGGGTGGGGGCCACGTTCCACGCCCCCGTCGACAGGTACACCACGGGCCCGGCGGGGTTCTCCTGCACGACCTGCCGGTACAGCTCGGCCATCCCGTTGACCGGGACCCGCGCCCGCTCGTCCAGGACGAAGGAGTTCCACGCCGCGACCAGGGGGCGGGGCAGGCGGGTCACGACGACGGTGTCGTCGATGTCGGACAGCAACCCCACGACCGGGTCCGGCCCCACGACGACGACCTCGGCGGTCCCGCTGTGCCGCACCGCGTTCTGCGGCAACTGCCCCGCGCCGCCCTCGGTGTCGTCCTCGGCCAGCTCCGCGTCGGGCCCGGGCTGGCCGGCCTCGACCACGTCGGGCCCGACGGTCAGGACGACCTCGTGCCGCCCCGGGGGCAGGTCCACCTCGACGCGTTCGTCGACGTAGCCCTCGCGGTTGGTGCGCACGACCCGTTCGTGACCGCCGATGCGGACGGTCACCTGGGCCCCGGCGATGGGGACGGTGAGGAAGTTGCGCCAGCCCCGGACGCTGCGCGCGTCGTCGCGCTGGGTCTGCTCGGCGGTGTCCTCCCGCCCCAGCAGGACCCGCCCGAACACGCGCACCCAGCCCGGCCCGCCGTACCCGGGGTAGGCCAGGGCCCGCGCGTGGTACCCGCGCCGCCGCAGCCGCGAACCCACGAGCCCCTTGACGGCGTCCTCCACGCGCGCGGCCCGGTGCAGGGAGTGCTCCCCGGGGCGCGGGGTCAGGTCCCCGCGCAGGTCCTCGAAGTCGCGGCGGGCCTCCTCGACACGTCGTGCGGTCCGGGCACGTCGCTGCCCGGGGGTCAGAGCCGGCCCTTTGATCACCCGGACGACCCTAACGGGACTCGAACCCCCCGGCGAGGCGGCCGAAACCCTCGTCGAGGGGGACCCGCGGCGTCCAGCCGAGGCGCTCGCGGGTGCGGGCGATGTCGAACCAGTGGGCCGTGGACAGCTGCTCGGCCAGGAACCGCGTCATGGGCGGCTCGTCGGGCAGCCCGAACCGCGTCCAGACCCGTTCCACGACGCTGCCGGCCGCCTTGGCGAGCACCGAGGGCACCCGCCGCGTCGGTGCGGGAACCCCCGCGGCGGCGCAGATGCGGGCGAAGACCTCGCTCACCGTGCGGGGTTCGCCGTTGGTGACGACGAACGCCTGCCCGTGCACGCCGTCGTCGGGGCAGCGGTCCAGCGCGGCGAGCAGGGCGTCCACCGCGTTGTCGACGTAGGTGGTGTCGATGAGCGCGGTGCCGTCGTCCAGCAGCGGCAGCCGCCCGGCGCGGGCGCGGTCGGCGATGCGCTGCACGAGCTGGGTGTCCCCGGGGCCGAGCACGATGTGCGGGCGGACCGCGCACACGGCGAACGCGGGGGAGTCGGCGGCCAGCGCCAGCAGCTCGGCCTGCGCCTTGGTCTGCGCGTAGGAGCCGTGCGCGGCGGCGGGGTCGGCGGGTGTCGTGCCCACCCCGACGAGGGCGGACCCGGCGTGGGCGACCGAGGGGGAGGAGACCATGACGAACCGGGACACCCCCGCCGCGCGGGCCGCGAGGAGCAGGTTCGCGGTCCCCTCGACGTTGGTGGCGACGTACTCCGGGTGCGGGCCGGTGACCGACACCTTCGCGGCGAGGTGGACGACGGCCTGGACCCCCTCGACGGCCCGCGCGCACGCGGCCGGGTCGGTGACCGAGCCGAGGACCTCCGCGAAACCCCCGCCGGCGGTGCGGCGCTGCAGGACGCGCACGTCGTCGCCGCGGGCGGCCAGCGCCCGCGCGGTCTCACGGCCCAGCATCCCGCTGGCACCCGTCACGAGGACCTTCACGCCAGTGCTCCCGCCCGCTCGCCCGCCAGGACCCGCCCGGCCCACGACGAGACCCGCACCCGGTCGATCTTGGAGTTGTGCCGCACGTCCGTCGGCAGCGCCGGGACCAGCAGCACGGCGACCAGGTTGCGGCCCGTCGCCTCCCGGACCGCCTGCGCCAGGACCGGGTCGGCGACCGTCGTGCGCCTCAGGCCCGCGACCACGGCCGGGTCGGGTTCGGCGACGAGGACGAGCTGGCGCGCCGCGCGCGGCCCGACGCCGACGAGGGCGGCCCGCGCGATCCCCGCGACGGTCTCGGCGCGCTGCTCCACCCCGACGGGGGTGACGACCTCCTCGGCGGTGGTGACCACGTGCGCCAGGCGGCCCTCGATCCACACCCGGCCGCGCTCGTCGAGGTGCCCGACGTCGCCGGTGCGGTGCCAGCGCCCGGCCCGCACCGCCCCCAGCAACGTCGGGGAGGGTCGCACGTCGACGCTCGCGGCCTGCGTGGCCCACAGCTGGTCGTAGTGGTCCTTGACGTGCTCGCCACCCACGACGACCTCCCCGAGGAGGCCGGGGGTGGTCACCAGGTCGGTGCCGGCGCGGCCCTCGGCGTCCAGCGGCGCGACCGCCACGGTGACGCCCTCCACGGGCAGGCCCACGCAGATGCCTTCTCCGGCACCGGCTTCCAGGATGTCCGACAGGCCCACGTCGGTGGCCGGCAGCACCTCGGTGGCCCCGTACGGAGTGCGCGGGTCGGCCAGCGGCATGAGCTCGCGCACCCGCTGCAGCAGCGGTGTCGGCACCGGCGCCCCGGCCGAGAGCAGCGTGCGCACCCGCGCCAGCGCCGCGCGCCGGGCCGGGGTGAGGTCACCGGCGGTGGCCAGCACGTTGACGACGGCGGCGGGGGACAGGAACGCCGACGTCGCCCCGGCCGCCTCGACCGCCTCGGCCAGGGCCGTCGCGGTCAGCGTCGCCGGTTTCGTGACGTCCATCGCCGGCACCACGCACGTGGCGCCCAGGGCGGGCCCGAACAGCGCGAACGGAGCGAACGCCGACACCAGCGGCTGCCCCGGCCCGATCCGGACGACCGCCCCCATCGCCCGCGCCAGCTGCCACAGCTGCCCGTGCGTGTAGACGACGCCCTTCGCCGGACCGGTGGACCCGGAGGTGAACAGCACCGCGGCCTCGGACTCGGCCCGCGGTTCGGCGGGCAGCTCGAACCCTGCGGCCAGGCGCGCGGCCCCGGCCCGGGCCACGTCGGTCAGGTCCGCGACCGACACCCGCCGGCCCGGCCAGCGCAGCACCCGCGCCGCCAGCAGCGCCTTGGGCACCCCCACGACCCAGTCGACGCCGGCACCGGTCACCGCCCGCGACAGGCCCCGCACGCCCAGACCGGCGTCGGCGACGACGGCGACCGCACCGATCCGCAGCAGCGCGTACAGCGCGGCCGTCAGGTCCGCCCCGGGCGGGACCAGCAGGGAGACCCGCTGCCCCGGCTGCACGCCCCGCAGCACGAACCCCGCCGCGAGCTCACGGGTGCGGCGGTCCAGCTCGGCCCACGACGTCGTCCGCGGCGCGCGGGAGGAGGACCCGCCGGCACGCACGGCCGGCATCTGCACCACGGCGGGCGTGCCCGCGACCTGCGGGTCACCCGCGCGCTCACCCAGCGCGGCCCACAACCGCGGCGACCGCGCGGCCGGTGCGGGCCGGGCGTCTCCGGGCGGGGGCGTCGGGCGCAGCACCCGCTCGTCCAGCCACCGCAGCACCACACCGGCGAACGCGGGGTCCTCCGGCGTCAGGTGCGAGGCCCCCTCGAAGCGGTGCACGTCCGCGTGCGGCACCCGGGTGCGCCAGTCCCGCAGGAACCACTCGCCGAACACCGGGTCCCGCGGTCCCCACGCCACCAGCGTGGGGACCCTCGCGGCCGCGATCGCGCCCACCCCGGCGCTGACCCCGTCCAGGGCCGCGCGGCTCGGGTGCCCGGCCCCGACCGGCACGTCCGCGACGAACGCGTCGATCCCGGCGCGCTCGCCCGCGCTGCGGTACGGCGAGCGGTAGGCCGCCTTCACCGCCGCCGGCAGCGCCGGGCGCGGCAACGCCAGCGTCGTGCGCAGGAAGGCCTGCGAGCGGGACGTCACGAGGGGACGCACCCCCGGGGCGAGCACCGCCGACAGCACCCCCGGCGCGCCCGCGTCCACCGGCCAGCTCGCCGCGGTGTTCGCCACGACCAGCCCGGCCAGCCGGACCCGCGACCGGCCCCCGTGCCGGCCCTCGTGCCGCGCCAGCTCGGCCGCGGCCCACCCCGAGACGACGACCCCGCCCCAGTCGTGACCGACCGCCACCACCGGACCGGACAGCTGCAGGGCGTCCACCAACCCCCTCAGGTCCTGCACCCGTTCACCCAGGCGCCGCACCGTGCCGGTGCGCTCGGAGAAACCCATCTCCAGCTGGTCGACCGCCACCACGCGCCAGCCCAGCTGCACCGCCGAGGCCGCCGAGGCCAGGCCCCGCCACAGGTACGACCACGTCGGGTTGCCGTGCACGCACAGCAACGTCCCGATCGCGTCGCCGCCCTCGGGCGCGGTGTCCAGCACGTGCCACGTCCGGACGGCGCCGTCGTGGTCGACCGCCTCCACCAACCGCGACCACCGCCGGTCCCACCCGGGCAGGTCCGGAGCCGGCGTCACCGCCGGCAGGACTGCGAGACGACCTCCGCTCACCACGCCAGCTCGAGCATCGCCGTGTTCAGCCCCGACCCCACGCCCATCGCGATGACCTTGTCCCCGGCCGAGAAATCCGGCGCCGAGGCGGCCAGCGTCATCGGCAGCGAGATCGGCCCCACGTTCCCCCACGTCGGGAACGTCATCGGCACCTTCGCCGGGTCCACCCCGATCCGGTCCACCAGCGTCTCGGTGTGCACGCGCGAGATCTGGTGGATGACGAACTTCTTCGCCTCCCGCCACCCCCACAGCGCGTCACCGGCCTCGAAGGCGTCCGAGACGATCTCGATGCCCTCGGTCAGCATCAGCTTGGCGTCGGTGCGCATGTGGTTCATGTCCCCGATGCACAGCTCGTGGTGGGCCGTGCCGGCCCGCGAGACGCCCCCCACGATCCGGTGCCCCTCGGGGTGCTCGTCGGCGCGGCCGATGACCGCCGCCGCCGCCCCGCAGCCCAGCGTCATCGTCGCGAACTCGTTGAGGAAGTCCTTGCGCGTGATGCCCTCGCGCTGCAACCGGGAGATCGTGCCCTCGTGCATCGAGCGCACGTCCTCGGCGCCCAGCACCACCGCGTACCGGATCATGCCCGCGTCGATCATCGCCGACGCCACCTGCACCCCGTTCACCCACGCCAGGCACGCGTTGGCGATGTCGAAGTTCAACGCCGACGTCGGCAGGTCCATCCCGTGGTGCACGCTCGTCGCCACCGCCGGCTCCAGGTGCGGGCGCGTCACCGTCGTGGAGATGACCATCCCGACCTCCGAGGCGTCCACCCCGGCCTCCGACAGCGCCTTCGCCCCGCACTCCGCGGCGACGTCCGAGGCCCGCTGACCCGGCGCCCACCAGCGCCGCTCCTGCACCCCGGCGACCTTCTCCAGCAGGCCCGGGCGCAGCCGCAGGCGCTCCAGCGTCGGCGCCAGGACCTCGTCGAAGTACGACGAGGGCACCACCGTCGGCGCCTCCACGTGCGAGATCGACAGCAACGCCGCGTTCGCCGGCGCGAACGTCGAGTTCCCCTGGAAGGGAGACCCCACGCGGTGCGCGGGGGCGGCCTCGGTGCTGGAAGGGTCGAACAAGGGCTTCCCCGATCTGGTCGTCGGCCGCGCGGCGGTGGCTCACCGTACGAGGTCCGTCATGATCCACCAAAGGAGCGGCAGGACCACCCGCGTGGCGGGAACTCAGGTTAACCGCCGGCGAACGCCCCGCTCGCCCAGGTCACCCGCCCGAGCGCACCGCCGACCCGCGCTGCCGCGCCAGCAGGACCGAGGAGGCCCCCTCCAACGCCCCGCACGCGCCCAGCAGCTCCCCCCGCCCCGGCAGCACCCGCCCGAAGCACGCCCGCTCCACCACCTCCAGCGCCGCCACCGCCGCGGCCACCGCGTCCGCCCCCGCGTCCCCCGCCGCCTCCGTCGAGGCGTGCGGCCCGCACACCTGCACAGCCCCCACTAACCGCCCCCGCCAGTCCGACACGCCCTCCGCAGCCCCCCGCCGCCACCGCGGCGGCAACGCCCCGTCGAACCGGGCCACCGCCACCAGCAACGCCCCCACCGCCGGGTCCTGCCGACGACCCGCCGGGCCCACCACCACCGCAGGCGCCCCCCGCCGGGACCACCTGCGGGACCACCACCGCACGACCACCACGGCCGCCACCAGCAGCACCACCAGCACGACCGCCACCAGCGCCCGCGCCCCCGCATCGGCCAGCACCCGCTCCACCAGCCGCTGCACCTGCGCCCACGCCCCTCGCCACCACCCCCGAGCACCCGCGCCGTCCCCCACCAGGGGCGCCCCCGCCGTCGGGTCCGAGGACACCCACCCCGCCCCCGGCACCCACACCTCCACCCACGCGTGCGCGTCCGCCGACCGGAACACCCGAGCACCCCCCGAGGACTCACCCCCCGCGAAACCCGTCACCAGCCGCGCCGGGAACCCCGCCGAGCGCAGCAGCACCACCTCCGCGGTCGCGAACTGCTCGCAGAACCCCACCCGGTCCTGGAACACGAACGCGTCCACCGCGTCCTGCCCGGCCGCCGGCACCGGCGCCTCCAACGAGTACCGCGCCACCGACCGCAGGTGCGCCGAGACCGCCCGCGCCGCCGCCACCGGGTCCCGGCCACCCGCCAACCGCACCCCCAGCTCCCGCACCCGCCGCGGCACCCCGGCAGGCAGCTGCGTCCACCGGGCCACGTCCTGCGGCACCGCCGCCACCCCCGGCACCGACGGCACCGACCCGTCCTGCGGCCCGTCCACCGACGGCACCACCCGCGACACCACCCGGTAGGACGACCCCTCCTGCGCCAGCACCAGCCCCGACGCCCCGTCGAACAGCTCCGACGACGTCCGCACCCCCACCGGCGACCCCGCGCTCACCACCGCCGGGTAGGACCCCAACGGCTCGACGTCGTCGACCCGCTCCACGTCCGAGGCCCCCGGCTCCGGGACCGCCACGTACCCCGCCGCCGCCGACGCCCAACGCACCGGGTTCCCCGAGGACACCCACGTCCGCCCGTCGTAGACGTCCAGGACCCCCGACCGCCACAACGACGGCGACCCCGCCGGCACCCGCAGCAGCTCCGTCGCCGGTAACCCACCGCGCGCCGACAGGTCCAACGTGCCCCCCGCGTACGCCTGCACCGAACGCACCGGCGCCCCCACCGGCCCGCCCCCGCCGGCCCCGCCGCCCAGACCACCCAGACCACCCAGCGCACCACCACCCGACGACGGCACCGGCACCAGCAGGAACAGCACCAGCGCCACCGTCGAGGCCACCACCGACCCCGCCGCGGCCCGCCGCACCACCCGCCCGTCCACCGGCCGGTGCGGCACCGCGCACGCCAACCCCGCCAGCACCGACCCCCACACCAGCACCACCGGCCCCACCAGCGCCGCCGACGGAGCCGTCCCCGCCGCCGCCACCGTCACCAGCACCGACAACCCCAGCACCGACCGCACCGCACGCACCGACCGCGCCACCGCGAACTGCCGCACCGCCAGCGCCAGCGCCAGCACCGGCGACACCGCCGCCACCACCGACACCCCACCCCCCGCCACCAGCCCCGGCACCGCCACGGCGCTCGCCAGCACGCCGCAGGCCCCCAGCACCTGGTCCAGGACGGGGCTGCGCCCGCGCAGGACCAGCGCCACGGCGACCACACCCGAGACGCCCACCAGCGCCGCCGCGGGCAGAGCGCCCGAGACCGTCAGCGCGAGCGCCGCCGCGACCACGGCGAACCCGGCGCAGCGCACCGCGGCCCGCGCGGGCACGTGGGTGCCCAGCAGGTCCGGCAGCGGGGGAGCGGCAGCCGCGGCGACGGGGGCGACGGGGGCGACCCGCGAGAGCGCGGCAGCCGACGTGAGGGGCCTCACCGGCGTCGCCACCCCCCGGCACGGGCCAGCACCACCTCACCGTCGGGACCGGCCGCCTCCACCGCCGCCCCGAGCGAGCGGGCGCACGGACGGGCCACGGCCAGCACGTCGAGCGCGGCCAGACCCTCACGGACGGCCCCGTCCGCGCCCAGGACCCCCACGCGCCGACCCGCGGCCACGTCGGCCAGGACCACCGCCGCGGCCTGACCGAGAACGGCCTCGAACTCCGCACCCGTCGTCTCCCCGGGCGCGGGCAGGACCACGACGCGCAGCCCCACGGGCAGAGCCTCACGCTCGACGACGACGAGCGCCGGACCGCCCGGACCGGACCCCCGGCGCGCCGAGGCCCGCCAGTGCACGGCCCCACCCGCATCGCCCCGGCGGAACGGCCGCACCCCCGCGACGTCGTCGGCCCCGGCACGCGCAGCCGGTCCGGGCAGGACCGGCACGGCCGCCGGAGCCGGGTGCACGTGGACCGGTGCGGGCACCACGGCCCGCCGCCGCTGCAGGACGACCCCCAACGCATCGGCCCACTCCAGGACCACCTCGGTACCCCCACCCGCACCGCGCACCGGCGCGGACCGCGGCACGCGCAGCACCACGACCTGCCCCGGCTCCAGCCCGGGCACCCCGGCGTGCGCCGGCGACAGGACGTCCCCGCCCAGGTGCAGCACCAGCGGCGGCGAGGTCCGGCTCCCCGTGTTCCGCACCCGCACGACGTGCTCGACGACGTCACCGACCCCGACCCGCGCGGGCCGCTGGACGGCGACCGTCAACGCACCCACCACCGGCGCCGTCAGCGACGCCAACCCGACCGCGGCCAGCAGCAGGCACCCGACCAGGGTGAGCCACCGGTTGCCGACCCCCACCGACAGCACCAGCAGCGCCGGACCCGCCGTCACCAGCGCGACCCGCCGCCAACGGACCCCGGCCGGCGACACCGCCTCCGTCACGGCCGACTCACCGGCCGGCAGGTGGGGCACAGCGGCGCTCACCGGCGCAGGTCCACCGGCACGTGCTGCGCGATGCCCGCCGCCAACCGCTCCTGGGACAGCGACCGGGCCGCCGCCCCCTCCCCGACCACCCCCTGGGCCACCCCCTGGACCTCGGCCGGGACGAGACGGTGGGCCAGCACCGGCACCACCAGCGCCTGCACGTCCTCGGGCAGGACGTGCTCGCGCCCGGCCAGCAACGCCCGGCCCTGCGCGCACCGCACCAGCGTCAACGCCGCCCGCGTCCCGGCCCCCAACCGCACCCGCGCATCGGTGCGCGTGGCCCGGCACAACCGCACCGCCAGGTCCAGCACCGCGTCCCCCACGTGGACGGCCGCCGTCGCCTCCTGCAACCGCAGCAGGTCCGCCAGGTCCAGCACCGGCGCCAACCCCTCAGGACGGTTGCCCGCCAACTGCTCACGCAGCACCTGCCGCTCCACCTCCTCGGCGACCGGACCCAGCACCAGACGCACCGCGAAACGGTCCAGCTGCCCCTCCGGCAACGGGTACGTCCCGTGCTGCTCCACCGGGTTCTGCGTCGCCACCACCACGAACGGGTCCGGCAACCGGTGACGGACCCCGTCGACCGTCACCGCCCGCTCCTCCATCGCCTCCAGGAACGCCGACTGCGTCCGCGGCGACGTGCGGTTCAGCTCGTCGACCAGGACCACCGGCGCGAACACCGGACCCGGCACGAACCGGAACCCCCCGGCCGCCGGGTCCCACACACCCGACCCCGTCACGTCCGCCGGCAGCAGGTCCGCCGTCGCCTGCACCCGCCCGAACGCAGCACCCACGCTCGCCGCGAACGCCGTCGCCAACGTCGTCTTGCCACTGCCCGGCACGTCCTCCACGAGCACGTGCCCACGCGCCAGCACCGCCGTCACCAGCAGCTCGACCGCCGCGCGCCGACCACGGACCACCCGCTCCACCCCCTCCACCAGGGCGCTCGCGAGCACCGCGGGCTCCGGGCGCGGGCGGGGTTCGAGGAGGACGTGGCTCACCCCCCGGTGATCGGCACCGCGCCCCGCCGACCGCAGACCCGGTCGCCCGACCGGCGCAGCGGGGCGACGGGTGGCGTGGGGGACCCCCCTGGCGTGCTACGGTTTTCCTCGTTCGCACGGGCTCACGGGCCGGTGCGGGACCACTCGTCCGGGTGGCGGAATAGGCAGACGCGCTAGCTTGAGGTGCTAGTCCACGCATAGTGGGTGGGGGTTCAAGTCCCCCCTCGGACACACAGGTGAGGCCCCGACCAGCAGGTCGGGGCCTTCGTCGTTCCAGCACCGGGCGCTCCGCCGCAGGGGGATCGGCTCCCCGTCGCCGGACCGGCACCGGCCCGGGGCGAGGCCCCGGGCCCTCGGTCTCCCGCGCGCGTCGGTGGCGAGGACCGCCGCCCGCGGCCCCCGGGGGAGTTGCCGGCGAGCAAGCGGCCCCCCGGCCACGTGCCCGCTGCGCGGGCCGGCTGCACCACGGTCGTGGACGACGTCCTCAGGCGGCCACGAACTCCCAGTGCCACGGCTCGAACGGCCCGGGCGACCCCTGGGCCCAGGCCGGGTTGACGAACCCGAACAACGCCGCGTTCCGGTCCATCCACTGGTGCTGCACCGAAACGGCGTCCTGCACCCCGCCGCCGAGGTCGACGGCCAGGCCC
Above is a window of Kineococcus mangrovi DNA encoding:
- the csrA gene encoding carbon storage regulator CsrA, producing the protein MLVLTRKAGESVVIGDEVVVRVLEVRGDVVRVGIDAPRDVQVHRQEVYEAVREANIAASTASEEAITALQGIVRRAGAVGPSQ
- a CDS encoding diguanylate cyclase domain-containing protein, whose translation is MRTSTSAYPAAPAVTVPWDEALERAGVALALLHPAGHVAAATGAYCRLTGEDPAAVVGTPVLSWWGALRDRAPGGALDGLGPAPTVAAVLAVLTAVDVELDVELHEGPGGDRAGRGVVRVQLTAAEDGGAVVLLREVSAEHAERAALRARLAQQEAVIAASPDTIYRLDLGVGHVEWSSTGGACLLGLPAADDPFPADLVHPEDLPGVRRAVEALHAAAPGEIVECTYRVVDGQGQERWVHTRSTVTDRDGAGRALRAVGIAQDLTETITTMDALAGSERRFHEVFARGPVGMVLFGLEGWISEVNDALGALLERDTADLVGTPAAELLDPPAEQGPSAQEREERAGAQAQLQRLLDGTDEVAHRERRFDLPSGRTVWAQVTLSLTSSSTGEPAFLAFVEDVTARKREAEQLEHAALHDPLTGLPNRAKAEDRLGTALARTRRRGGGCAVLFVDLDHFKDVNDSLGHAAGDDLLREVADRLRGLLRTGDVAARIGGDEFVLVCEDVVDARALTAIAERVCERITIPVDLGTRTVTVTASVGAARTDGALGPEELLRAADRAMYRAKAAGRACWRAA
- a CDS encoding App1 family protein, whose product is MEDAVKGLVGSRLRRRGYHARALAYPGYGGPGWVRVFGRVLLGREDTAEQTQRDDARSVRGWRNFLTVPIAGAQVTVRIGGHERVVRTNREGYVDERVEVDLPPGRHEVVLTVGPDVVEAGQPGPDAELAEDDTEGGAGQLPQNAVRHSGTAEVVVVGPDPVVGLLSDIDDTVVVTRLPRPLVAAWNSFVLDERARVPVNGMAELYRQVVQENPAGPVVYLSTGAWNVAPTLGRFLRRFGYPAGPMLLTDWGPTNTGWFRDGSAHKRGSLARLARELPQVRWLLVGDDGQHDPAIYAEFLSAAPERVAGVGIRRLTPAEQLLAGGRPLASAATPEDSGVPWVTGDSGYEIWHHWSRAGILQDP
- a CDS encoding NAD-dependent epimerase/dehydratase family protein; the protein is MKVLVTGASGMLGRETARALAARGDDVRVLQRRTAGGGFAEVLGSVTDPAACARAVEGVQAVVHLAAKVSVTGPHPEYVATNVEGTANLLLAARAAGVSRFVMVSSPSVAHAGSALVGVGTTPADPAAAHGSYAQTKAQAELLALAADSPAFAVCAVRPHIVLGPGDTQLVQRIADRARAGRLPLLDDGTALIDTTYVDNAVDALLAALDRCPDDGVHGQAFVVTNGEPRTVSEVFARICAAAGVPAPTRRVPSVLAKAAGSVVERVWTRFGLPDEPPMTRFLAEQLSTAHWFDIARTRERLGWTPRVPLDEGFGRLAGGFESR